Below is a genomic region from Halostella litorea.
CCTGCTCGACGCGGCCGTCGTGCATGACCGCGACGCGGTCGGACACCGCCAGCGCCTCCGCCTGGTCGTGGGTGACGTAGACGGTCGTGATCCCGAGTTCGGACTGGATCGCCTTCACCTGCCGCCGGAGGCGCTCCCGGAGGCGGGCGTCGAGCGCGCTCATCGGCTCGTCCAGCAGGAGTACCTCCGGGCCGGGGGCTAGCGCCCGGGCCAGCGCGACGCGTTGCTGCTGGCCGCCGGACAGCTCCTCGGGGTCGCGGTCGCCCATCTCGGGGAGGTCCACGAGGGAAAGCAGGTCGGCGACGCGCTCGTCGGTCGTCGCGTCGCCGGGCGGGTCCCGGAAGCGCAGGCCGTAGGCGACGTTCTCAGCGACCGTCATGTGGGGAAAGAGGGCGTAGGACTGGAACACGATCCCGACGTCGCGCTCCTCCGGGGGGACGCCCGCCATCTCCCGGTCGCCGAAGCGGACGGCCCCCTCGGTCGGCTCCTCGAAGCCGGCGATAGCCCGCAGCGTCGTCGTCTTCCCGCAACCCGAGGGGCCGACGAGCGTGAAGAACTCGCCGTCGGCGACGTCGAGGTCGACGCCGGAGAGCGCCGTCGCGCCGTCGTAGCGCTTCGAGACGCCGTCGAGGTGAATGTCAACCATCCTCGAACCGCCCCCCGAGGCGGTCGATGACGACGAAGCTGACGCTCGTGACGACGAGCAGGACGGTGCCCATCGCGGTCGCGGGGCCGAGCCGGCGGCCGCGGTAGCGTTCGACGGCGACTGGCATCGTGTAGCTGTCCGCGCCCTCCGCAAGTATGACCGTCGAATCGAACTCGCCGACGCTGATCGCGAAGGCGAAGGCCGCGCCGGCGACGACGCCGGCGGCGACCAGCGGCAGTTCGACGTCCAGCAGCGCCCGGGCGCGGCTCGCGCCGAGCGCCCGCGCCGACTCCACCATCGCCGGGTCAAGCCGGGCGAGCGGCGGGGCGACCGACCGCGTGACGAACGGGTACGCGGCGACGGCGTGGGCGGCGACGATAGCCATCGCGCCCGTCACCTGCAGGCGGTAGCCCCCGCCGAGCGGGATGCCGAACACCGGCCCGAGCAGGAGGCCGACGCCGGTGACGATGCCCGAGACGGCTATCGGCCCCATCGCTATCGCGCCCAGGACCGTCCGCCCGCGGAACTCGCGGGTCGTCAGCAGGGCGACGGCGACGCCCATGGGGAGCGCGACGACGAGCGCGCCGAGAGCGAACGTCAGTGAGTTGCGGACCGCCGGCCAGGGTTTCGTCTGGACGGCGGTGCCCTCGACCTGGCGCTGCACGAGGAACTCGTAGTAGGCGAGCGTCGGGCCGTCGGGGCCGGCGACGCTCGTCCACACCATGCTCAGGATCGGCCCGAGGAACACGAACGCGGCGACGGCCGCGTAGGCCATCACCGCCAGCCGGCTCGGCGAAAGCAGCGCGCGGGCCGACGGGACGAGCGGGACGCGCTCGGGCGGGTTCGCGCCGCGGCTCCCCGCGGCCTGGGCCGCCTCGTAGCGGAGGTAGGCGTAGGTCAGCGCCAGCGACACGGCGGTTTCGAGGACGGCCAGCGCCGCCGCCTCCTCGTAGCGCAGGTTCCGCAGGAGCGCGTACACCCACACCTCGACGGTGGCGAGTTCGAGGCCGCCGAGCGCCAGCACGATGGGGAACGTCATGAACGTGAACACGAATGTCAGCAGCGCGCCGGTCAGCACCGCGGGGAGCAACTGGGGAACGACCACGTCGAGGAACGCGCGGCGGCGGCCCGCCCCGAGGCTCCGCGCGGTCTCGACGGCGCGGGCGTCGACCCCCTCCCACGCGGCGACGGTGACGCGGGTCACCAGCGGCGCGTTGTAGAACGCGTGGGCGACGACCACGACGGCGAGGCTCCCGATGAGGTCGACCGGCGGCAGGCCGAGCGCCGCGAGCGCGTCGTTCAGCACGCCGCGCCGGCCGAACGTGGCGACGAAGCCGATGGCGACCATCACGGAGGGGAGGATAAAGGGGAGGATCGTCAGCGAC
It encodes:
- a CDS encoding ABC transporter ATP-binding protein, which produces MVDIHLDGVSKRYDGATALSGVDLDVADGEFFTLVGPSGCGKTTTLRAIAGFEEPTEGAVRFGDREMAGVPPEERDVGIVFQSYALFPHMTVAENVAYGLRFRDPPGDATTDERVADLLSLVDLPEMGDRDPEELSGGQQQRVALARALAPGPEVLLLDEPMSALDARLRERLRRQVKAIQSELGITTVYVTHDQAEALAVSDRVAVMHDGRVEQVGPPEDVYRRPERRFVAEFVGENNVFEGRIAGRDAAGTTVDVNGRSLRIPPVEASADDRVTFCVRPAALDPDEVTNQLRADVRTAEFLGEAVRVHADWNGRELVVRLPDAPSGDRVTVGFDPDAVHVVGTDG
- a CDS encoding ABC transporter permease, which codes for MSRTGRVAAALERHAVGAVAAAAAVTIALVFYLPVGIVLSEAATVVPGVPPRVSVAPLADVLTDEFYVGALAGVAADPLAVPRHAGNVAAWAGAVAAGDAGLPDFGLFGFTAYQALVSTAASLALGLPGAYVLARFEFPGRRTLRSLTILPFILPSVMVAIGFVATFGRRGVLNDALAALGLPPVDLIGSLAVVVVAHAFYNAPLVTRVTVAAWEGVDARAVETARSLGAGRRRAFLDVVVPQLLPAVLTGALLTFVFTFMTFPIVLALGGLELATVEVWVYALLRNLRYEEAAALAVLETAVSLALTYAYLRYEAAQAAGSRGANPPERVPLVPSARALLSPSRLAVMAYAAVAAFVFLGPILSMVWTSVAGPDGPTLAYYEFLVQRQVEGTAVQTKPWPAVRNSLTFALGALVVALPMGVAVALLTTREFRGRTVLGAIAMGPIAVSGIVTGVGLLLGPVFGIPLGGGYRLQVTGAMAIVAAHAVAAYPFVTRSVAPPLARLDPAMVESARALGASRARALLDVELPLVAAGVVAGAAFAFAISVGEFDSTVILAEGADSYTMPVAVERYRGRRLGPATAMGTVLLVVTSVSFVVIDRLGGRFEDG